In a single window of the Raphanus sativus cultivar WK10039 chromosome 9, ASM80110v3, whole genome shotgun sequence genome:
- the LOC130500129 gene encoding uncharacterized protein LOC130500129, with protein sequence MGSEEERNRPGNSYAGLSNLQMRALNDSMSNLLNTGLEAIHLRLDELQGRPAQSQTRTRRDRPRRHSRSDLEIRDESYDDDQSINRPRRAPRQQNQGDVNPFGRNERTDNGLGGLKLKIPSFDGKNDPDAFLEWERKIELVFDCQNFSDIKKVRLAAAEFTGYAINWYDRVVTSRRRAGVAPVVTWDELSMLMRTRFVPDHYHRDLHHKLRRLLQGSKSVEDYHQEMETLMIKADVDEPLDATMARFLTGLNRDIQDRMELEDYDSMEQMLHKAVLIEQQLKRKGLSKSTFASKPAFASKPNYQDKGKSPSTTNNAFKTDVPARFDKGKAVETPSRARDIRCFKCQGLGHYANRYPNQKVMVLLENGEIESEEDKEDLGPVYDTDDEEEALDFPVHGPLLVTRKTLDDTFDPIFDEEADGVIDEFCSTFVESSGPIYDEDVLDEPSQGSLLVTRRTLSVQPKSNEKEQRENLFHSRCLISDKVCSLIIDGGSCTNVASDTLVKKLGLVTRPLPRPFRLEWLNEAGEQYVKEQVTVPLSIGRYEDEVVCNVLPMDACHVLLGRPWQFDKKAVHDGFTNRHSFDHKGKKITLVPLSPSEVHQDQVQLRKNRDQDSKADKPETSTRNSNFFVKESQVRKSLCSQKPFLLLVYKESLLASSSSDLAPEIPSEFLGILQDYSDVFPEENPKGLPPVRGIEHQIDLVPGASLPNRPAYRTNPVETKELEKQINDLLEKGYIRESLSPCAVPVLLVPKKDGSWRMCVDCRAINNITVKYRHPIPRLDDMLDELHGSKYFSKIDLKSGYHQIRMKEGDEWKTAFKTKLGLYEWLVMPFGLTNAPSTFMRLMNHVLRSFIGHFVVVYFDDILIYSKSLDEHKQHLKSVLEVLRKEHLFANLGKCSFGTDHVVFLGFVVGADGLRVDEQKVQAIRDWPIPKTISEVRSFHGLAGFYRRFVQNFSTLAAPLTEVIKKNVGFKWGPAQEEAFEILKGKLTNAPLLVLPDFSKAFEIECDASGVGIGAVLMQEGKPVAYFSEKLGGAMLNYPTYDQELYALVRALQTWQHYLWPKEFIIHTDHQSLRHLKGQQKLNKRHARWMEFIETFPYVIKYKQGKENVVADALSRRYTLLSALETKLLGFEFIKDLYASDQDFKEIFRKCTKVAYGKYFQSSGFLFFDNRLCVPQCSLRELFLREAHGGGLMGHFGVKKTYKAVHDHFYWPSLMKDVERICGRCVVCKKSKPKASNPGLYSALPIPSHPWVDISMDFVLGLPRSKAGRDSIFVVVDRFSKMAHFIPCHKTDDAVQVADLFFKEVVRLHGMPKTIVSDRDAKWQRKVDTIKKLHEQVRANIEAKTKGYKRLADKKRRNDLSGR encoded by the exons ATGggcagtgaagaagaaagaaacagaccCGGAAATTCTTATGCTGGATTATCTAACTTGCAGATGCGTGCTCTCAATGATTCTATGTCTAACTTGTTGAATACAGGTTTGGAGGCGATCCATCTTAGGCTGGATGAACTTCAGGGCCGACCAGCTCAGTCCCAAACTAGAACCAGGCGTGACCGCCCAAGGAGACATAGCCGGTCCGATCTTGAGATCCGAGATGAGTCCTATGATGATGATCAGTCCATCAACCGACCAAGGAGAGCTCCTAGACAACAAAACCAAGGTGATGTCAATCCATTTGGTAGAAATGAAAGAACTGATAATGGATTGGGtggtttgaaattgaaaattccAAGTTTTGATGGCAAGAATGATCCGGATGCCTTTCTTGAATGGGAAAGAAAGATTGAACTTGTTTTTGATTGTCAAAATTTTTCTGATATTAAAAAGGTTAGACTTGCTGCTGCTGAATTTACTGGTTATGCTATTAACTGGTATGATCGAGTTGTGACTAGCAGGAGAAGAGCAGGTGTGGCGCCAGTTGTTACATGGGATGAGCTTTCCATGCTGATGCGGACACGCTTTGTTCCCGAccattaccacagagatctaCACCATAAACTCAGGCGTTTGCTTCAAGGTTCTAAGTCAGTTGAGGACTACCACCAGGAGATGGAGACCTTGATGATCAAAGCTGATGTAGATGAGCCCTTAGACGCCACCATGGCTAGGTTTCTCACCGGGCTCAACCGGGACATACAAGACCGCATGGAGCTGGAAGACTATGACAGCATGGAACAGATGCTACACAAGGCCGTGCTGATTGAACAACAACTCAAGAGAAAAGGTCTCTCCAAATCGACCTTTGCTTCAAAAccagcctttgcttccaagccAAACTATCAAGACAAGGGTAAGTCTCCTTCCACAACAAATAATGCTTTTAAGACTGATGTCCCTGCTCGTTTTGACAAAGGAAAAGCAGTTGAGACTCCTAGCCGTGCAAGAGACATCAGgtgcttcaagtgtcaaggTCTTGGCCACTATGCCAACCGATATCCAAACCAAAAGGTGATGGTGCTCTTGGAGAATGGAGAAATCGAAtctgaagaagacaaggaggaTCTCGGACCAGTTTATGATactgatgatgaggaagaagcacTTGACTTCCCAGTTCATGGCCCCCTTCTTGTTACTAGAAAGACCTTGGACGACACCTTTGATcccatctttgatgaggaggccGATGGCGTGATCGATGAGTTTTGCTCGACCTTTGTGGAGAGCTCTGGTCCGATCTATGATGAGGATGTTCTTGATGAGCCAAGCCAAGGTTCACTACTGGTTACTAGGCGTACCTTGAGTGTCCAACCCAAATCCAATGAAAAAgaacaaagggagaatctctttcactctAGATGTCTCATTTCTGATAAAGTTTGTTCTTTGATTATTGATGGAGGCAGTTGCACTAATGTGGCCAGTGACACTCTTGTAAAGAAACTTGGGCTTGTTACTCGACCTCTTCCTCGTCCTTTCAGGTTAGAGTGGCTCAATGAGGCTGGAGAACAGTATGTGAAGGAGCAAGTCACAGTTCCACTCTCCATTGGCCGATATGAGGATGAGGTTGTGTGCAATGTGCTTCCCATGGATGCTTGCCATGTTCTCTTGGGCcgaccttggcaatttgacaagaagGCAGTGCATGATGGCTTCACAAACAGGCACTCGTTTGATcacaaaggaaagaagatcaCCTTGGTGCCTTTGTCACCTTCGGAAGTCCATCAAGACCAGGTCCAACTTAGGAAGAACCGAGACCAAGACTCTAAGGCTGATAAACCTGAGACAAGTACCAGAAACTCCAActtctttgtcaaagaaagtcAGGTAAGGAAGTCTCTTTGCTCTCAAAAGCCATTTCTCTTACTTGTTTATAAAGAGTCTCTTTTGGCCTCATCTTCTTCTGACCTTGCACCGGAGATTCCGAGTGAATTTTTAGGTATCTTGCAGGATTAttctgatgtgtttccagaagaaaatccaaaaggattgccaccagtaagaggcattgagcatcagattgatCTTGTCCCGGGCGCATCTCTTCCGAACCGACCAGCGTACCGCACCAATCCGGTCGAGACCAAGGAGCTGGAGAAACAGATCAACGACCTGCTTGAGAAGGGATACATCAGAGAGAGTCTCAGTCCCTGTGCAGTGCCTGTTCTACTCGTCCCAAAGAAGGATGGCtcctggaggatgtgtgtggactgccgggccataaacaacatcacggtaaagtatcgacatcctatccctcgccttgatgatatgcttgatgaactcCATGGTTCTAagtacttttctaagatagatttgaaaagtggctatcatcagattaggatgaaagaaggtgatgaatggaaaacggcctttaaaacaaaactaggtttgtatgagtggcttgtcatgccctttggtctcacaaatgcacctagtactttcatgcgcctaatgaatcatgtcttgagGTCTTTTATTGGTCATTTTGTTGTAGTGtactttgatgacattcttATTTACAGCAAAAGCCTTGATGAGCACAAACAGCACCTGAAATCTGTTCTTGAAGTCCTTAGAAAGGAACATTTGTTTGCTAACCTTGGAAAATGTTCTTTTGGCACAGATCATGTGGTCTTTCTAGGTTTTGTTGTAGGTGCAGATGGCTTGAGAGTGGACGAGCAGAAGGTCCAAGCAATCCGAGACTGGCCCATTCCGAAAACCATTAGTGAAGTgagaagcttccatggcctTGCCGGTTTCTATAGGCGGTTTGTTCAAAACTTCAGTACCTTGGCCGCTCCTCTCACtgaagtgatcaagaagaacGTGGGGTTCAAATGGGGACCAGCTCAAGAAGAAGCATTCGAAATCCttaaagggaagttgactaatGCCCCTTTGCTTGTACTTCCAGATTTTTCTAAAGCTTTTGAGatcgaatgtgatgcttctggtgttggtattggtgctgtgttgatgcaggaaggAAAACCAGtagcttatttcagtgagaagcttggtggTGCCATGCTCAACTACCCCACATACGACCAGGAACtctatgccttggtgagagccctTCAAACGTGGCAGCACTATCTTTGGCCTAAGGAGTTCATCATCCACACTGACCATCAGTCTCTAAGACATCTTAAGGGTCAGCAGAAGCTCAACAAGAGGCATGCTCGTTGGAtggagttcattgagacattcccttatgtgatcaagtacaaacaaggtaaggagaatgttgTGGCCGATGCATTGTCTCGAAGGTATACTCTTCTTTCAGCCCTTGAGACTAAATTGCttggttttgaatttatcaaGGATCTTTATGCCTCTGATCAGgattttaaagagatttttCGAAAATGCACCAAGGTTGCTTATGGGAAATACTTTCAAAGTTCTGGTTTCTTATTTTTTGATAACCGTTTGTGTGTGCCCCAATGTTCTTTGAGGGAGTTGTTtctcagggaagctcatggaggaggacttatgggacactttggtgtCAAGAAGACTTACAAGGCTGTTCATGACCACTTCTATTGGCCGAGTTTGATGAAAGATGTTGAGAGGATCTGTGGCCGATGTGTGGTGTGCAAGAAGTCTAAGCCTAAAGCATCAAACCCAGGTTTGTACTCAGCTCTACCCATTCCCTCTCATCCTTGGGTagacatttctatggattttgtgcttGGTTTGCCTAGGTCCAAAGCTGGACgagattctatctttgtggttgtagATAGGTTCtcaaaaatggctcatttcattccttgtcacaaaactgatgatgctgtGCAAGTTGcagatttattctttaaggaagttGTTAGATTGCATGGAATGCCTAAGACCATTGTCTCTGATCGTGATGctaa ATGGCAGAGGAAGGTGGACACGATCAAGAAGCTGCATGAACAGGTCCGGGCCAACATTGAAGCCAAGACCAAAGGCTACAAACGACTTGCAgacaagaagagaagaaatgatcTTTCAGGAAGGTGA